In the uncultured Fibrobacter sp. genome, one interval contains:
- a CDS encoding L,D-transpeptidase family protein: MLSSPIDNILVEKANRKMYLLKGDVVVKSYRISLGKNPVGAKVKSGDNKTPEGNYTIEKHNPKSIFHLSLKISYPNAEQIKAAKEGNYEPGGDIMIHGYPNKVPAFLFKFWHKWKDWT, translated from the coding sequence ATGCTCTCCTCACCCATCGACAACATTCTTGTAGAAAAGGCTAACCGCAAAATGTATTTGCTCAAGGGCGATGTCGTTGTCAAGTCATACAGAATTTCATTGGGCAAGAATCCGGTCGGAGCAAAGGTCAAATCAGGTGACAACAAGACACCCGAGGGCAATTACACCATCGAGAAGCACAACCCCAAAAGCATTTTCCATTTATCGCTAAAGATTTCGTACCCGAACGCAGAGCAAATCAAGGCCGCAAAAGAAGGCAATTACGAGCCCGGTGGCGACATTATGATCCACGGCTATCCGAACAAGGTTCCGGCATTCCTCTTTAAATTCTGGCACAAGTGGAAAGACTGGAC